The following coding sequences lie in one Vidua chalybeata isolate OUT-0048 chromosome 16, bVidCha1 merged haplotype, whole genome shotgun sequence genomic window:
- the LFNG gene encoding beta-1,3-N-acetylglucosaminyltransferase lunatic fringe, which produces MLKSCGRKLLLSLVGSMFTCLLVLMVEPPGRPGLARGEAGGAQRALQSLGAAAAVAPPAAQGPPGLRSFADYFGRLSRARRELPPAPPSPPRPPAEDISPRDVFIAVKTTKKFHKARLELLLDTWISRNRDMTFIFTDGEDEELKKQARNVINTNCSAAHSRQALSCKMAVEYDKFIESGRKWFCHVDDDNYVNVRMLVKLLSSYLHTQDIYIGKPSLDRPIQATERISENKMHPVHFWFATGGAGFCISRGLALKMSPWASGGHFMSTAEKIRLPDDCTIGYIIESVLGVKLIRSNLFHSHLENLHQVPKSEIHKQVTLSYGMFENKRNSIHMKGAFSVEEDPSRFRSVHCLLYPDTPWCPTNIVY; this is translated from the exons ATGCTGAAGAGCTGCGGGAGGAAACTGCTCCTGTCCCTCGTGGGCTCCATGTTCACCTGCCTCCTGGTGCTCATGGTGGAGCCTCCGGGGAGGCCGGGGCTGGCCCGGGGGGAGGCCGGCGGGGCGCAGCGGGcgctgcagagcctgggggcggcggcggccgtgGCTCCCCCGGCGGCGCAGGGGCCGCCCGGGCTCCGCAGCTTCGCCGATTACTTCGGGCGGCTGAGCCGAGCGCGGCgggagctgcccccagccccgccgagccccccgcggccgccggccGAGGACATCTCCCCCCGCGATGTGTTCATCGCCGTCAAGACCACCAAGAAGTTTCACAAGGCGCGGCTAGAGCTGCTGCTCGACACCTGGATCTCCCGCAACCGCGACATG ACCTTCATCTTCACTGAcggggaggatgaggagctgaaGAAGCAAGCAC gaaacGTCATCAACACCAACTGCTCGGCTGCCCACAGCCGCCAGGCGCTGTCCTGCAAGATGGCCGTGGAGTACGACAAGTTCATCGAGTCTGGCAGAAA gtgGTTCTGCCATGTGGACGATGACAACTACGTGAACGTGCGGATGCTGGTGAAGCTGCTCTCCAGCTACCTGCACACACAGGACATCTACATCGGGAAGCCCAGCCTGGACCGGCCCATCCAGGCTACGGAGAGGATCAGCGAGAACAAGATG CATCCTGTGCATTTCTGGTTTGCCACGGGTGGAGCAGGGTTCTGTATCAGCCGGGGGCTGGCACTGAAGATGAGCCCTTGGGCCAG TGGGGGTCACTTCATGAGCACTGCAGAGAAGATCCGCCTGCCTGACGACTGCACCATCGGCTACATCATCGAGTCCGTGCTGGGCGTGAAGCTCATCAGGAGCAACCTCTTCCACTCCCACCTGGAGAACCTCCACCAGGTGCCCAAGTCAGAGATCCACAAACAG GTGACACTGAGCTATGGCATGTTCGAAAACAAGCGCAACTCCATCCACATGAAGGGAGCCTTCTCTGTCGAGGAGGACCCATCCAG gtTCCGCTCCGTGCACTGCCTGCTGTACCCCGACACGCCGTGGTGCCCCACCAACATAGTTTACTAG